A window of Macrococcus sp. 19Msa1099 genomic DNA:
ATATGATTGAAGCTTCTACTGAAGAAGAGAATAAGGCGGCAGAAGTAATGAAGGATAATTCAGACGATGAATGATCTGCTAAAGACGATGCGCATGAACTATCTGTTTGACTTTTATCAGTCATTATTAACAGATAAACAGAGAAACTATCTCGAAAAGTATTATATGGATGATGAATCACTGTCTGAGATTGCTGAAACGTTTGATGTATCAAGACAAGCAGTTTATGATAATATTAGACGGACTGGTGATTTATTAGAAGAATATGAAAGTAAGCTTGGTCTATATCATAAATTTGAACAGCGTCAGGCTATATACGAAGAGATGCTTCAATTAACTAAATTACAGAATAATGCACAACGTAATCAGCAGTTAGAAGCATATATAGAACAATTACAAAGAATAGAATAGGGGGTCATTGTATGGCTTTTGAAGGATT
This region includes:
- a CDS encoding putative DNA-binding protein, with amino-acid sequence MNDLLKTMRMNYLFDFYQSLLTDKQRNYLEKYYMDDESLSEIAETFDVSRQAVYDNIRRTGDLLEEYESKLGLYHKFEQRQAIYEEMLQLTKLQNNAQRNQQLEAYIEQLQRIE